The following coding sequences lie in one Cyanobacterium sp. Dongsha4 genomic window:
- a CDS encoding antibiotic biosynthesis monooxygenase, with the protein MQEFSDFLRHKCAYVATATFKPGKFPEAQKLFEEAIASYSQGFKGAYLFQKPNTDEGIAFILWEKIEDMEENKNEVHNQIVEQMKHLFATPPQTSFYDVLTEFSP; encoded by the coding sequence ATGCAAGAATTTAGTGACTTTTTACGTCATAAATGTGCCTACGTGGCAACAGCAACCTTTAAACCGGGTAAATTTCCCGAAGCCCAGAAACTATTTGAAGAGGCGATCGCATCTTATTCTCAAGGATTTAAAGGGGCATACCTATTCCAAAAACCAAACACAGACGAGGGAATAGCCTTTATTCTTTGGGAAAAAATAGAAGATATGGAAGAAAACAAAAACGAAGTCCATAACCAAATTGTGGAACAAATGAAGCATTTATTTGCCACCCCTCCTCAAACCAGTTTTTATGATGTTTTAACAGAATTTTCTCCTTAA
- a CDS encoding photosystem I reaction center subunit II PsaD, with protein MSETIQLTGTMPKFGGSTGGLLSAADREEKYAITWTSKKEQVFEMPTGGAAIMNEGENLLYFARKEQCLALGTQLRTKFKPKIEDYKIYRIYPTGETQYLHPADGVFPEKVNEGREFHGKKDRNIGKNPEPVTLKFSGKAPYDV; from the coding sequence ATGAGCGAAACAATTCAACTTACAGGAACAATGCCTAAATTTGGCGGTAGCACTGGCGGTTTACTTTCTGCGGCTGACAGAGAAGAAAAATATGCCATCACTTGGACTAGCAAAAAAGAGCAAGTCTTTGAAATGCCCACTGGTGGAGCGGCTATCATGAATGAGGGTGAAAACTTATTATATTTTGCCCGTAAAGAACAGTGTTTAGCATTAGGTACTCAATTACGCACTAAATTTAAGCCCAAAATTGAAGACTATAAAATTTACCGTATTTATCCTACTGGCGAAACTCAATATCTTCATCCTGCAGATGGTGTTTTCCCTGAAAAAGTTAATGAAGGCAGAGAGTTTCACGGTAAAAAAGACAGAAATATTGGCAAAAATCCTGAACCTGTTACCCTCAAATTCTCTGGTAAAGCACCTTACGACGTATAG